ACAAGATCGCTGCCGTCTCCCAATGTTCAGTTCCCCTCGGTGAATTCAGATGCGCGTGCTTCCTCAAAAGATTTAGAACCTTTCCTGAGACCAATCTGAAAGCAAAAGGACAGCTTATTGACCAACTAACATGATAGTATCAAATGCTCACTTTAATTAAGCAAGAACGAGTGATAAACAGTGCCTAGTGCAAGTTATAAAGCCAAAGAAAACAATAAACAATAGTTGTGGGTTTTCACTCTACATGCCAAAGCTTCAGAGATTTCCACTCAACACATGATAAAAACTCAATCCCATGTCTAAAACTGGAGATACATGAGAATAACAAACTTTAACGATGATCTCAGACTTGGCTTGAACCAAATAATCTTTCAGGTTCTGGGCCTTGAGAAAGCACTCCAAAAATATTCCGTGAGCCAGTGCACAGACATATAGACTCTGAACCCATGTAGCAGAACAACACGGATATGTGTGAAATCCGTCACTCAATTTGAACACACCGACTGATGTTTATATTCAAGCAGTGTCTCTAGTAGAGAGACATTTAAATCTCGAGAGTGAGGGAACAAACTGTATTGTGAGGGGAACAAAGTGAAGCTGGGACTGAACTTGGGAGCCCTGTCCGATGACTCCGATCTTCTTGACGCCCTTGAACACCTCAGGAAGTAGTTCTGCCCGCCCCTCACGATGTACTACAGGGTACAACACGcacaaaacaaaacaacaaaACCTAATCCCGATAGGGATAACGAGAGTGATGGAGTGGGAGTGGAGGAACGTACCTCCTCGTGGCCGACGATGGAGACCTTCTCCTTGTTGAACATGGTGGTGTCGATGTTGAGCGACGGCATGGTGGCGCCAACCTTGGCCGGGGCCGCGACCATGGCGGCACATGCCCTAGACGGTAAGGGCGCACACGAGGTGGGATACGTCcggggagaaggcgacggaggaAGATGAACCTCCTAGGATTTTGGGGTGGGTCAAGGGGGCGAGTGTGGATGTCACTGAGGAGGTGGGCGACGACGGCTGGGAGACGACGATGGTGTGTGCCTGTTTGAAGGGGTGGAAGAAGAGGTGGGCGTGCGGTGTTTTCCTCTGTGGTGGAATATCTCCAGACAACTTAAATGACTAAGTGCACATCAGAGAATGGATTTGGTTAAAACTAGTTGTTAGATTAAGTTTAGTAGGCCTAATCATATGGTGGTAATGGTCTGTGTACGTTTTGTGAAGGATATTTGTAGAAGATAATGTTTTCTCCTTTATAAGTATACCTAGAGCTCGACCAATGCTTGGTTAGGAGGACATCGGTATCCCCAACTTATAAACACGGGTGCACATTTTTTCAGATTTATTTCAGGCCTTTCGGCAATGTGCATTCGGTGGTAGGAGACGTTTTCATCGACTACGAACGCATCTGTGGCGATTTCGTTAATCTCAAAATGATTTGCTGGCTCAATCTTGTGGAGGTGCTCATAAAAATAGGATGTAGTGTGAGTGTATGTGCATATGTATGACCATATGCATtcccgcctagcccccgttccAGTGGTGTTTCCAGCATCGtcggagggcgtgtggaggtTTTTCTCCGGCGGATCTCATGGGATTCGGTCGGCATTTGTCTTCAGTGGATCCACGTGGATCCGGTCTTCGTTCGTCTGTGTTCGTGTGTCtacaagttggatactttcgataTACGCTTCTCTTCATCTACGGCGATTGCTATTCTGGTGCACTGGTTCTATGTGGCCTTAGCaggacgacttcccgactgtctactacaacaagggtTGCCCGTCTTTGAAGAAGAAGGGGCAATGACAGCGGCGCGCCTTTGTCTCGCTCCAATGTTTATAGTCGTCGCTAGGGTATTCTATGGACCTATATGTAATTTTTACTTCTGGTGTTTTTTGTACTATCTTAACAGttgatgaatagattgaaagttttccTTGCAAAAATAATATGCATTTGTATAGTAAAGAAAAAAATTACAAGGGTCCTGATAACGCCCACATGTGTGGCATACTAGATATCCGCCCACACACCGTGTGTGGCGTGAGCAGGAGGCAGCCCACACGGGTTGTTTGTGGGCGAACATTAGAATTGCCCACATGTGTGGGCGCACCTACTTCGTGCCACATGCCCAACAAGTACTACTTATCCCCACCCCGCGTGTGTGGCATAAAGCAAATATGCCCACACGTCCTGGCGCAACTACGTTAGGTACCAGCGGGACGACGATTTAATTGGCATCTGGGATGGCAGATGTAGTTATCCGCGATGGCAAATGTAGCTGTAAAAGCATGGCAACTCTCTCTGTTTTGTTTGACTATAGTTGCCATGTCTAATTTATGGTAGTTGTCGCGTGTAATCAAACCATAGTTGCCGTGTGTgattaactacttgccacataTGGTCAAACAATAGTTGtcatgtgtgtttacctagttgccacgTGTGGTCCAACCATAGTTGTCATGTATGGTTAATCACAGTTGTCATGTGTGTTTATCTGGTTACCACGTACGCGCAACTGCAATTGCCGTCTAGCAACGAATCATAGTTGCCAAACGCTCAGTTCGCCCACACACGCGTGGGCTAGGTGGCTGTGTGGGCATAAATTAGTTCTCCCACTCAGCGCAGCTGGCAAACCGCGTGCTGCGGGGCGTATGGACGAACTCTCCAACGCCCACACATATGATGATGCCCACGTGGCACTCAGTTTCTAACTTTTTTTTTAGGATTCGTGCAAAACAGAATTAACGTGGATTAAGGCGTGTGGACTGCAAacatgccacacgtgtgggcgttatcatTTGAGGAACAGAATTACTTGGGTTCTTTTTAAGATTCGTCTTCTTCCGCGTAGAGTGGAGATAGCTCCTAGAGGCAACACGCGCCGTTCCCGGAAAGCAACACGAGCGCGAGTCTAATTCGGATGCTCGTGGGCCCGTGACGCTACATAACATACCTATAAAATCTTCACCGTGCGGTCTCCTCCCTGTACGCAGCCCAAGCTCAGACCGATCTCGACCGCGCGCGCTCCGACGACCGCCCAGCCGCCGCCCAGGAACCAatcgccggcgcgccgccccctCCATAAGAATCGCTCAAGGTACGCACGCGAGCTGCTAAGCATGTCCCGATCTAAACAGCAACCGATCGCTACCGTTCGAAGTACGTACTTAGTTACTGGTGCTTGAAGTGCTTGTTGTTGGACAGATCGATAAAGATCCACGTGAGGTTGCTAAACAACACGGCCCACGATCTCGAGGTGGACGGCTCGGACACCAACGGCAGCGTGAAGACGAAGATCATGGAAAAGGAGGGAGTCCCACCGCAGCAGCAGCTCCTCTTCTTCGCCGATGAGGGGCTGGAGGATGCCCGGACGCTCGCGGACCATGGCATCGAGGACGGGGCCTCGGTTTGCCTGATCGCCATCAACATGATGCAGGGTTAATTAGTTTGATAAATCGACGAGTGATTTTCAGTTTAATTTTGTACTTCGTTTTATCGTTTTCAGTTTTGCTGCATCGTGTTGTGCAGCTGCATGACACAGCTAGTCGTTTACATATGCAACGATCTATGGTTCTGTCAGAGATTAGTACTATCATGATCTGAAACTAGCAGGTCACACATTAATTAAACAGCCGTGTATATATGCTTGAGGGCTTCATTTGTACAGAATAGAGAGAAGTAATTTCCTTAGCGTGCCTTATCGCTCTCTCGAAATAGGCTTTCGCCCTGCTCTATAGATAAAGCAAACAACTATATAACCAGATTCGTCACGCCACGGAGTGTGAAGCACATACATCTAAACAAAAAAGATTCGTCATAGACGATCGCACATCTTTGGTGAAAACTCCTGTAAGTCAAGTCATTTCGTCATAGATATATCCAGTGCCATTGCCTAGGCGTTGCTTTGCTGTCCATCAGAGACCATGCCGAAGTTacctgcaaaaaaaaaaaaaaaaattcaaCGTAAACCTGCCTACTGAAACAGATACGTTGGTTGAGTGGTGGATGGGGTGCAGGATGGGCTTTGCGAGGCAGGACAAAAGGGGTCTTGACACCATGATCATTGCCACAATTTGGAACTCGTGGAAGCAAAGTAACGCAAAGGTTTTCAACAGGAACGATCAAATCAGATCCCCAGCAAGCCTTGCTTTACAGATCCTTGACGAAATCAAGCTCTGGAGGGAGGCCGGAGTTGGTGTGGGAGGGCTTCTACGTTTTGTGAGAGAGTAGTGTTGTAATTTTTTGTTGGTGTGGGTGTGTCCTCGAGGATGTTCGCATCGTTCGTGGATATCTTGTAAAAACTTGTTTCTCTCCTTCTATAAAGATAAGGTACGCAATTGACGTACTCTTGAAAAAAGAATTTAAGATACAACAAATGTCATATATTTTTTTGAGGATAAACGTCATATCATTACTTCATCGGAATTATATATAAGAACAATAATAGTAGATCACAGAATTTTCCATGGGGCATACTTATACATGCATGAATAGAGTAGTAGTAGTATTATATAAGAACAATAGATAGATCACAGCTTATTCCATGGGGCATAAGTACGTACATGCATGAATTGTAGGTTCATGAGCATGCGTTACCCCCATTATTTTTGTCAAACAACATGACATGCGTGAAGAAATTAAGGCATATAGTATATATGTACAGTAGCTAGTAGGGTTTCTGTCCGGCGATGTTGCCCCGCAGGCTGTAGTTGCAGATGATGAACACGCCGCGGTTGCTGTCGCAGACGACGCGCGCGCAGCCGATGGACGTGGAGGACGTCCACACCACCTGGGTGTAATGGCCGCACACCTTGTTGGTCGCGCAGGTGTTGGTGGCGTAGTCGTAGAACTGCTTCTCGTCGGTCCACATGGTGACGGCGCTCGACGCCGTCCAGGTGCCGCCGGCGGAGCCCCAGAAGATGTTCTCCCCGTACGTCCCGCCGGAGTGCACCAGGCTGCAGTCGGCTTTGCGCTGGTTCGCGTAGCTCAGCGCGTAATTCGCCACCGTGGTGTCCCATGTCACCGGCCCGACGCCGACAAGCGCGCGCGAAGAGTTGTGGAGGCTCACGAAGTCCGCCGGGGCGTTCTGGGCAGCGCACGGCGAGGTGATGGCGGCTGCCATGGCGAAGGCGAGGACCAGGGACCAGGCCAGCTTCGAAGAGTAGCAGTACTCCATCGCTAATTGTTCGACCTTTGCACAAGATGATGTGTGTGATTAGGCCGGTAGGTTGTGATGCCAGTGTGAGTTGAGGCtagtggtatttatagagctagAAAACTAGCTCGACGTGCGACTTCTCCAAGGTATAGGTAAAAGTTAAATACCTGGTCAATCGAGTAGAACTGAATTTTTGTCCAAGAGGGGCAAGATCAAGCTCCATATTGACGCCAACGAATGGATACTAAGGGTACACTGAGCGTTGCTTGGAGTTGTGAAAGGGAAGTGGACTTTTGGAGAGTTTACTTCATCCGGCCGTTCGGTCTCCATTCGTACGTGCATGCATGCATCTGGTGATTAGGATTTCTGGTCCGGATATATTACCCGTCCGTCAGTAATTGAacggtgcatgcatgcatgatgcGTTCCTCTAGATTTGTGCATGCACGAGCCATGGCGTAATTGACCAACCTAGAGAAACTGTGGAAGCTAATATATCAATGGCGAGTGGGCAACCACTTGCTGCCGCACAAACCGTAGATCGATAAGTCGTTGCCTCGTTGGGAAAGTCGATCCCCCGGAGGCCGGGAACGCAGAGGCGCGCGGTGGAGCTTATATTGTTCTCACATGATTAGGGTCTACTTGTTTCTCTCTACTCTAGCACGTACTCTAGCACAAGTGCAAAACGGCTAGTAACTTTACCGTGTTCTATACCATTTTCCAGTAGATTCCCTAAAACTCCACTCTCTAAAACAACTGTAAAAATAGACAAAACAATCTCTAATAGAATTATATAGGACCATCGATGAAGAACTGGTGGAGCATATGCTGGCCTCAAGAACAACAAACGCAAGGTTATGGCTGACTGATCTTACTGAGATTATATCTAAGTTAGAATCTTGTTGTTAACAGCAAGCCAAAGAAAAACTAGATATCATTTACAACGGAGTGAGAAATAAAGTCAGGGATAGCCGATTCCCAGAAAAAATATATATCATTGGATTCATCATTGCATATATTTTCACAACATATAAATTTGTTACTGTAAATCTTCATATTGTTTTCTACAAACTTGGTATAAAAGTTTGACGTTAGTCAAagctaatatgcggagtaaataaaaacggagggaatacccaataaacccggacggaggggAATTATCCCTAAAATAAAAAATGTCCAAAGACCTACAATAAATCTAAACCGATCTTCGATAAATCTACACTGTTCCAAAAAAAAGAGATAAATCTACACTGTTCCCCGCAAAAAAAGAGATAAATCTACACTGTTATAATTTAATCCCACCAGATTAGTGGTTTCTATTTTGTTTTTTTCCTATTAATGTGGGAATTTTTAGGGAGTCCCattcttttttctctttcttttcttaTTAACGAGATAATTTCTAGTGAGTCTCTAATTGGTATTAGTAGTAAATAAATACAAAGATTACGACGTGCAACATTTTTGTCATCCAAATTTATACCATGAATATTCAAACACAAAAATATTCGAGGTCTTAAGATATGCCATAAGCAAAATACTAGTAATACAGTACTAGCAAGTTACTTGGCAGTAGAAGGACCATCTCCATCTTCCTCCATATTAGGCAATTAGCCAACAACTTGTTTGTGGAGTGCTCCGAAACCGATGTCCCATACAGTCCTGATCGCAGACAATACACTGCCAATGTGTTGAAATATTGGGATAGGAGTTGGGGGAGGGATTTCCTTGGCCTCACTCTTGGTAGCGATAGTTGCCAAGGGAGTGGATCTCTTCTTTACCTTGGACTTCTGGATTCTGCTATCAGATTGAAGGTTCACCTTAAAGCCATCATACTTGTTGCTTCTTGGGCTCCTCCTCAAGTTGGCAACATCAATAGGAGTCTGAATCTTTCTTTTACGGTGCTTGACATTAGGAGAAGCAGCAGTGATAACAGTGGAGGATCTAGCATGGGAATCCTGATCTTTGCCTGGCTCACTTTGACGGGGCTGCTAGCAGATGCCACAACACTTTTGTCGCAGAATTTGTTTGATATGAAAAGAAATACATTTATGAATAAACAATGTCTGAGAAAATAGATTTTCTTAACTACACCTGAAGGTGCTATGTGCTTTAGTGACGGGTTATATATGTTTCCATTGTGATGTATATTTAGACGTACTATGTGTATGGATGGCTTAATTTAGACAGGCAAGTCATCAAAATTAACATGACTTGCTAACTCAGGAACGTGAATTTGTGTCTGTATTGTACCTATATATGTATACTGCTTACATGGACCATTAATTAAGGCGGGGGAATCGAATTCGTGAGAGTATCTTTCAAGCAACTATAGAACTACATATATGTAAATATGATAGCTAAAACAACCGTGTGTGAGTATGTTGACAGTATATATAATTTGTCTCTGGCTGCATATATATAACAAAGCCAACCAAGacaggggcggagccaggatttggGTATGGGAGGGGCCAAGCGAAgtagatttttttttttgcagTGCAAAAGATAATTACAGAGAACAAGATTGTGAACTTGCACATCAGCCTCCTTAACAATTTTAGTATGTTGAGAATTCGAAGCAACCAGCTTAGAAAATAATTGATCTTAAAGGTGTTTGGCAGCGGGTTTTTTTTCTTCATAGTTGAGGAATTTCAATATCAGAAGGAACCGGCTTAGAAACCAAATTAACTTTAATGGTGTCTGGAAGGGCTTTTTCTCTTTATAATTTAGGAATTTCAATTTCATAATTAGCTATACTGTATCCGGTCGACATAGGAAAATATGGCATCACAAATAGGAACTGGTGATTAATTACCAAGCACAATAGTATTCATGATTATTACCAAGCACAAATAGGAACTGGTGATTAATCACTAGCGTGTAGACTTTCTCAAAGAAGCAGACAGGAAGGAAAACTAGGTTACCACTGTTGGGATAGGTACTCTTGGGCAATTATTAGGACCGCATGATCGGAGGCGGAGCAAGAGGTGAAGTGTAGATTCCTTCTTGATGCCATAGTCATCCATGGTGCGACCATCTTCAAGCTGTTGCCCTGCATAGATCAGCCTCTGCTCATCCACGGGAATGTCCTGCCGGTCCCGAATCATCTCCTTGACACTTCTGACGGTATCCGAGCAGGCAACCTCAAGGGCGGTGGTTTTGTCTACAAGCCCTTTGAGAAAGATTTGATACTCCATTCTCTTCTTTTTTGCAGATTTGGGCTGCTCACCACGCATGACACTTGGCTGCTTTCGCTTTCTCTGGTAGCGCAGATCAAGATGAAGAGTGGATTCATCCTGGATGCTGTAATCGGCCACGGTGCGTCTGTCCTCTAGCTCCTTCTCGCCAAAGGTAAGGCACTGCTGGTCCTGAATTTTGGCCTTAACAACGTTGATGGTGTCCGACGGGTCGACCTTGACGGTGATCGTCTTGCCGGCGAGGGTTTCAACAAAGAGCTTCATCTATCGAATGACAGCACCAATCATGAGTAATTAATTTGGAGGAATAGATAGTAAATTACGTATATGTTGCACGTACAAGAGTAAGAAATCCGACTAGAGCGACTAATAAATTACCAGGAACAAGCATGGCTTGGGGGGCTTGGCGAGGAACCTTGTTCCGATCACTAGCGAACGATACAACTATTGAAAGAAGCCAATTTTAAGATTAAACCGGCCGAGTGGATGAACTCGACCGAACTAGTAAGGATTCACCAACTGTCTGTCAGCACTTCTCAGCTCCTCTTCGACAAGGATCCTTGTCAATGGTGATCTATCGGACCCGATCAACCTGGTGAAGGGACTAAGGCAGGGAGACCCATTGTCACCGCTCCTGTTCGTGCTGGTCATGGACTGCCTTGCTATGCTCATCGACAAGGCGGTAAGGGCCGGAATTTTGGGACCGATCGGCAATCACAAACTGCCTTTCAGGACTTCTCTGTATGCAGACGACGCAATCTTGTTCATCAACCCATGCCGCAAGGAAGTACTTGCTCTGACAAAAATTCTGAAGTTGTTCGGAGAAGCTACGGGCCTGCACACTAATTTTGCAAAATCTTCGGTCTTCACTATCTGCTGCAACGGGATCGACCTCCATGAACTTTGTCAAGACTTGGGCTGCCCCATCAATGAATTTCCCAGCACCTATCTGGGCATGCCACTGACGGACAAGAAACTGAAGAAGAATGACCTACATCCGATCTGCGACAAGCTCATTGCAAGGATGAAGGGCTGGAAGCTTGCATTTCTTTCCCTTGATGCTCGGCTGGATTTGGTAAGGACCGTGCTCTCGGCGATGCCGATCTTCCAAATGCTAGCCTTGATATTACCTGCTTGGCTGGCTAAGCTGATCGACAAGGTTCGTCGTGGATTCCTATGGGAGGGCAGTGAAGTGGCGGCCGGAGGAAAATGCCTGGTCAACTGGGGTACTGTTTGTCGGCCAAAGGATTTCGGAGGGCTCGGCATCATCAACCTGACAGCCCAGAGTCGCGCCCTACGGATGAGGTGGCTGTGGCTCTCATGGAACGACGGCAACAAGGCATGGCAGGGGCTGGATTTGCCTATCGACCACACGGTCAGATCCCTGTTCAACGCATATGTTCACTTCCAGTTGGGCAAGGGTGACCGCATTCTCTTTTGGAAGGAGCCGTGGTGTAAGGGCATCAACCTCCACGACGCCTTCCCAGCGCTGTTCCAGCATTGCACCAGGAAAAACCTCACAGTTGCACAAGCCTTGGAGAACAACAGATGGATCCGACACCTCAAAGCCAACCTCTCTGCACAGGCGACGAGGGAGTTCCTGAAACTGTGGGAGGAAATACAAAATATACAGTTAACACAAGAGCCCGATCGAGTTCAGTGGAAATGGACAGCAAACGGCATGTACACGGCGAGATCGGCTTACAAAATTCGGTTTGAGGGCTGCACTCGGCCTTCGTGGGCTGCGTTCCTTTGGAAATCGGATGCACCGGGCAAATGCAAGCTTTTTGCATGGTTGGCTCTGCTTGGACGCTGCAACACGTCCGATGTCCTTGCGAGGAAAGGCTGGCCTCACAATCCGTCTTGCTCTCTCTGCAATGGGCCAATGGAGGATGTCGTGCACCTGCTAGCTTCCTGTCCCGTCTCCATTCGAATTTGGCACGACATCATTGCTCGCTGCAACCTTCATCCAGGCCTCGCTCCCTCCACCACCACAACTTCCCTGGTGCTTTGGATCGAGCAGTCCAATGGCATCCTTACGGCATCAGCAAAGAAGCCATGGAGCGCACTCGTGCAGCTGGTTTGGTGGTCGATATGGAACGAACGCAACGCAAGGATTTTCAGAAACCAACCATCGCCGCAGACGACGGTGGTGGAACGGATGATTGAAGAAGCAGCGGTCTGGCAGAGGGCGGGACGGGGCAAGGCCATCTCCCTCCTCAACAGACCAAGAGAACCAGACTAGGAAAGCTTAGTTCAGGCAAAAGAGGAGGCATGTCCACATAGTGGAGGACTGCACACGTAAAGCTGCTGTAACTAAACTCtatataccccccccccccccaatatcAATGAAAAGCTGCTCCATCAGCATTTTCGTTAAAAAAACTAGTAAGGATCAAGGGATCTCGACTCTAGGGTAGAGAGATGGGATCAACAGC
This sequence is a window from Aegilops tauschii subsp. strangulata cultivar AL8/78 chromosome 7, Aet v6.0, whole genome shotgun sequence. Protein-coding genes within it:
- the LOC109777755 gene encoding ubiquitin-like; translated protein: MANVAPKLRPISTARAPTTAQPPPRNQSPARRPLHKNRSRSIKIHVRLLNNTAHDLEVDGSDTNGSVKTKIMEKEGVPPQQQLLFFADEGLEDARTLADHGIEDGASVCLIAINMMQG
- the LOC109777758 gene encoding pathogenesis-related protein PRB1-3, with the protein product MEYCYSSKLAWSLVLAFAMAAAITSPCAAQNAPADFVSLHNSSRALVGVGPVTWDTTVANYALSYANQRKADCSLVHSGGTYGENIFWGSAGGTWTASSAVTMWTDEKQFYDYATNTCATNKVCGHYTQVVWTSSTSIGCARVVCDSNRGVFIICNYSLRGNIAGQKPY
- the LOC123493372 gene encoding uncharacterized protein, coding for MKLFVETLAGKTITVKVDPSDTINVVKAKIQDQQCLTFGEKELEDRRTVADYSIQDESTLHLDLRYQRKRKQPSVMRGEQPKSAKKKRMEYQIFLKGLVDKTTALEVACSDTVRSVKEMIRDRQDIPVDEQRLIYAGQQLEDGRTMDDYGIKKESTLHLLLRLRSCGPNNCPRVPIPTVVT